From the genome of Vitis riparia cultivar Riparia Gloire de Montpellier isolate 1030 chromosome 2, EGFV_Vit.rip_1.0, whole genome shotgun sequence:
gtttcatGAATTTAGTTAAGACATATCAGAAAGAGTATATTTGTTATTCATAGCATTGCAGTTCCATTTTTATAACAGCTATGTCAAAGGCAATGAATATGTGCCTTCAAATGccctggaaaagaaaataaagagatttCCTTCTATACCTGCCAAGAAAATACATtccatatctatttttttataagcatgcaacatatatatgcatttgtgtgtgtgtgttaacAAAAAGTGCTACAGTGAACTTACTGAAGTACATAGGGAGTATACAAAGAGCACCAAGCAAAAAGAACAATAAAACAGAGAAACAGAACCTTCCCTCTTCTACTTcaaacccaaccaatcaataaatcTACCATAGACATAGATGTCTCCTCCATATAATGCCTAACACATTCCAGAAAATtacacataaaaaattatttgagtaCTTGCTCCGATTGCTCCAGGTCTTTTAATGCCCTCCAATTTCTATCCCTCCAAATagtccaaaataaacacaaaggaACATCCATCCATGCTCTCTTCCACCCCTTCCCAACAGAGGAACCATTCCCACTTAACAACATCGGGCTTGTTTAAGAATGGATCACCACACCACCTATCCAACCAAAAATTTTACGCTCTTCCCATCCCCTAATAAAGTGAACTCTACATTCCATTTCTATGGAAATGCCCAAACATTCCCTTAGCTTAAAGATAGCTTTTTTCATATAAAGTGCCTGCTGTGTACGCATACTTTTGAATGTCTTCCTGATAAACTACCTATTGAGCATTCAACCATATTTTGACCAGCCTGTTAATTCATCAGTAGATAATCCAAACATGTATTAGGCTCATATGGTTCAAGTTAACAGTTACAATTCAGAGTAgaaactatcataaaaaaacatttgCAATTCAACAATTCAGATTTTAACAGGTCCATCCAGCTGCCTTGAAGGATGAGATCTTTTGAGTTATGACTATGTTGATTTAATTTGCAGCATTGAATAATGTAAGAAAGATTACGTCCTACCATGGAAGTAGATTTAGTACATGCAACTAAATAAAGACAGAAATATACCGAAGTCTAATTTGGTTTACTATAAGGCACACATCAACACACATCTTCAGAAGGCAACTTAAAATTCACAGGCATGCTTGACATGAGAAGCATAACATTTTGCCCACGGTCCAGCTGCAAACCATTAGCACAGACATAAAACCAACTAGCTTAAATATAATTGGAAATTTCCACTTTTGTGGTAGGAAAGCTAAagcaagagaaaaataaataaaaaaatagaaaaaggatgACTTCCACCTGCTAGAGAGATAGTTCATGCAGGTTAAAGcagaaaaaacagaaagaaaatgaCTTTCACCTGCAGGAGAGATTGTTCTTCTTTTGTGTGGACCTTCCTCCTTATCAAAAGCGACTCCCGTACCCTTAAAATCTGGGTTGAGAAAACCTCATTTCCATTCTTATTCCCCTTATAAGGCTCTTCAGGATGTTTTGCAATTTCTCTCACCCAATTCAGCATTCCTGAAAAAgattctctttttctcttacGAGAAAAAGAACTTTTCTTGGCAATAATGGGATCCTGGATCGCAACATCATCACCACCATCAACACAATTtttctcatcatcatcattaggACTTTTTTCTGCCCTGCGAAGCACTATTGACAGATTCAAAATACTTTTCTCCTTGTCCAAATCAACGCAGTTGTCAGTTCTCTCAGATTCTAATTCGAAAACTCCATCATCTTTCTCTTTTGGGCCCGTCCCACCCAATATCAATCCTCTAAATTCTGTCCCCAACTCCTCCAACACCGAATCCAACTTCCCACCACATTCACCCTCCCCCTTATCCAAACTCCCATCCCGTAAAATCCCAAGTAACCACTGATCCAACTGATCCAAATACTTGAAGTAAATCAATTTTAGGCATGTCTTAACACCAACATCCAACCCACATTCCTCTGCCACCAAACCCCACAACCCTTTATCAGAAACCCACTCATAACCCCCCTTCCCCCTCACAACCCAGAAAAGTTTGAACAAGTCCACAGACCGCCCATCGCCAAGCATTGCCGGAATAGGCCTAACACACTCATTCCCAAGAACCTCCTTCATGAAAATCAACAAAACTTGATCGAATAAAACCTGAAGTTTATCAGTGCCATTCAGAGAATTATTATTACCAATGTCAACACAAATCCCATCAGTCTCACAACTCCCACCCGTTTCACCACAATCCAAGACAGACCCATTTCTCGGAACCGACCATCCATCCATGGGCATGCCTCAGTTTCGATCAAAATCGTCAAAAATTAACGACACCaacccaaataaaaaaagaa
Proteins encoded in this window:
- the LOC117933324 gene encoding AT-rich interactive domain-containing protein 2, with translation MPMDGWSVPRNGSVLDCGETGGSCETDGICVDIGNNNSLNGTDKLQVLFDQVLLIFMKEVLGNECVRPIPAMLGDGRSVDLFKLFWVVRGKGGYEWVSDKGLWGLVAEECGLDVGVKTCLKLIYFKYLDQLDQWLLGILRDGSLDKGEGECGGKLDSVLEELGTEFRGLILGGTGPKEKDDGVFELESERTDNCVDLDKEKSILNLSIVLRRAEKSPNDDDEKNCVDGGDDVAIQDPIIAKKSSFSRKRKRESFSGMLNWVREIAKHPEEPYKGNKNGNEVFSTQILRVRESLLIRRKVHTKEEQSLLQKQKMHPSMYEDNIVVNHQSTEKSRCSRRLFSVKSHLSSCSAAQSKLPGPHRTKSESCPKEQALTPNEQEPENTNTLDDLFPDDLFLKPIPVGPNFQAEVPEWTGEVTESDSKWLGTQVWPLENGECSFRIEKDCVGRGKPDSCDCRFSGSVECVRFHIAEKRMKLKLDLGSLFYHWRFDRMGEEISLAWTTEEEKRFKHMIRLNSSLQSPSFWDNALRIFPTKTREALVSYYFNVFLIRRRIYQNRVTPRKIDSDDDELEFGSLGGSFGHEVIKVPWSEFLTCTQNEQSTELD